From the Candidatus Rokuibacteriota bacterium genome, the window GGGGGCGTGCACCCGGAGCTTCTTGAAGCGGATGATCGAACGCGCGCGTCAAGCGGGCGTGACTCTCAAGGCCGCCTTCGAGAACGAGTTCACCCTCGCCCGCCGGGAGGGCGAGCGCTACGTGCCCCTGGACCGGAGCCCCTGCTTCTCCACGATCGGCATGGACTCGGCGGCGCCGATCATCGTGGAGATCATCGAAGCTCTCATGGCTCAGGGCGTCTACCCTGAGCAGTACTACGCCGAGCTCGGGCCGGGCCAGCAGGAGCTTCCGGTGCGCTTCGCCGACGGGCTGAGAGCTGCCGACAACCAGATTACGGTGCGCGAAACCGCGCGCGGGGTGGCTGGGAGGCACGGGCTCCTGGCCTCCTTTGCGCCGAAGCCCTTCCCCGACCAGGCCGGAAACGGCAGTCACATCCACTTCAGCCTCTGGCGGATCAGCGACGGCAAGAACCACTTCCACGACCCCAAGGGCCGCTACGGCCTCTCAGAGGCCGGCTACGCCTTCCTCGGCGGCGTGCTGGCGCACCTCCCGGCGCTGGTGGCGCTGACCGCCCCGAGCGTCAACTCCTACCGGCGCCTCCAGCCCCGCTTCTGGGCGAGCGCCTACACCGCCTGGGGGCCCGACAACCGCGAGGCCGCCGTCCGCATTCCCTCCAAGCGCTGGGGGCTCGAGATGGAGTCCACGAACCTGGAGCTCAAGCCCTGCGATCCGTCCAACAACCCCTACCTGGCGCTGGGCGGGCTCCTGGCCGCCGGGCTCGACGGGATGGCGCGAAAGGTCGATCCCGGAGAACCCGCCCTGACAGATCCGGACACGCTCTCCGAGGCGGAGCGGAAGCGACGCGGGATCCGGCGCCTTCCGACCTCGCTCGGCGAGGCCCTGGACGCCCTGGAGCGGGACCAAGTCCTCCGGGAGGCCCTCGGCGACGTGCTCGCCCGGGAGTACCTGACGGTCAAGCGCTCGGAGGTCCGGGGCTTCGAGGGCAAGGACGTAGGCTTCGAGATCGAGCAGCACTTCTACAAGTACTGACACCGTGGATCTCTCGGATCTCCTCGTGGTGGATGGGCACTGCCATCCCCTGCTGCCGGATCCCTGGGCCGTGTCCGCTGAAACGTTCCTCGCCCTCTTCAGCGAAGGCCGCCCCGGCACGATGACGGCCCACATTCCCCACACGAGTTATTTCCGGCGAGCCCTCCGCGCTCTGGCGCAGCGCCTCGGTGGCGAGCCGACGATCGAGACAGTGCTGGCGCGCCGGCAGGCGCTCGGCATCGAGGGCGCGCGGCGCTGGCTCACCGACAGCCGGGTGACCGCGCTCCTCGTGGACACCGGCTATCCGCCCGACACCATGCCGCTCCCTGAGATGCGGCGACTTCTCGGCTGCGCGGTTCACGAAGTGTTTCGAGTCGAGACGTGTGCCCAGGCGC encodes:
- a CDS encoding glutamine synthetase, coding for MPTQNAERTRNRAASDRQARELVRQCKSAKIHLIRFLYCGNDSVIRGKACHTQFLNSYLKSGIGLTVAMQSFNMLDQLVPEGSFGPVGEIRLLPDPETFAILPYAPKSARLLCDMVTLEGVPWGACTRSFLKRMIERARQAGVTLKAAFENEFTLARREGERYVPLDRSPCFSTIGMDSAAPIIVEIIEALMAQGVYPEQYYAELGPGQQELPVRFADGLRAADNQITVRETARGVAGRHGLLASFAPKPFPDQAGNGSHIHFSLWRISDGKNHFHDPKGRYGLSEAGYAFLGGVLAHLPALVALTAPSVNSYRRLQPRFWASAYTAWGPDNREAAVRIPSKRWGLEMESTNLELKPCDPSNNPYLALGGLLAAGLDGMARKVDPGEPALTDPDTLSEAERKRRGIRRLPTSLGEALDALERDQVLREALGDVLAREYLTVKRSEVRGFEGKDVGFEIEQHFYKY